Proteins encoded within one genomic window of Pigmentiphaga sp. H8:
- a CDS encoding LysR family transcriptional regulator has translation MLERIHLVIIREVDRQGSLTAAAGTLHLTQSALSHTVKKIEQQLGTPIWDREGRSLRLTQAGQYLLSLAERLLPQFEHAESRMKQYAAGERGTLRIGMECHPCYQWLLKVVSPYLARWPDVDVDVKQRFQFGGIGALFGYDIDILVTPDPLKRPGLRFDPVFDYEQVLVVGEDHPLAAQRYVKPEQLVDETLITYPVETDRLDIYNQFLRPAGVAPRRHKTIETTDIMLQMVASNRGVAALPRWLAEEYADRMPVASVKLGRDGIAKQIFLGTREADASIDYLASFVAYARASMAQAPRPRR, from the coding sequence ATGCTTGAACGCATACACCTCGTCATCATCCGGGAAGTCGATCGCCAGGGATCGCTGACCGCGGCCGCCGGCACGCTGCATCTGACGCAGTCCGCGCTCAGCCATACCGTCAAGAAGATCGAACAGCAGCTCGGCACGCCCATCTGGGACCGCGAAGGCCGCAGCCTGCGGCTGACCCAGGCCGGCCAGTACCTGCTCTCGCTTGCCGAGCGGCTGCTGCCGCAATTCGAGCACGCCGAATCGCGCATGAAACAGTACGCCGCGGGCGAACGCGGCACCCTGCGCATCGGCATGGAGTGCCACCCGTGCTACCAGTGGCTGCTCAAGGTGGTTTCGCCCTACCTGGCGCGCTGGCCCGACGTGGACGTGGACGTCAAGCAGCGCTTCCAGTTCGGTGGCATAGGCGCCCTGTTCGGCTACGACATCGACATACTCGTCACGCCCGATCCGCTCAAGCGCCCCGGCCTGCGCTTCGACCCGGTGTTCGACTACGAGCAGGTGCTGGTCGTGGGGGAAGACCATCCCTTGGCGGCGCAGCGCTACGTCAAGCCCGAGCAGCTCGTGGACGAAACGCTGATCACCTATCCGGTCGAGACCGACCGACTGGACATCTACAACCAGTTCCTGCGCCCCGCCGGCGTCGCGCCGCGCCGTCACAAGACCATAGAAACGACAGACATCATGCTGCAGATGGTGGCCAGCAACCGCGGGGTGGCGGCCTTGCCGCGCTGGCTGGCCGAGGAATACGCCGACCGCATGCCCGTGGCCAGCGTGAAGCTGGGCAGGGACGGCATCGCCAAGCAGATCTTCCTGGGCACGCGCGAGGCCGATGCCTCGATCGACTACCTGGCTTCGTTCGTGGCCTACGCACGGGCCTCGATGGCGCAGGCGCCGCGCCCGAGACGCTAA
- a CDS encoding tripartite tricarboxylate transporter substrate binding protein, translating to MKKTWLIPLLSAAMLACTLPAQAQTYPAKPVKFIVPYPPGGTTDVLARAVAKALFAKWNQPVVIENHGGAGGNIGAEMVYRADPDGYTLLFASPGPLAINKDLYAKVGYEPEKFVPISIVADVPNVLVTGKRLKIQSVQALIELARKEPGKLNYASQGNGSTSHLSAEMLKSMAGINIVHVPYKGSSPALTGLISGETDMMFVELSSVLQHIRAGTLRPLAVAGERRDPLLPDVPAMSEQLPGFVSTTWFAMVAPPRTPQAVVDKLSGDVAAAIKTPELAKLMADINLQAGGTDSAQTQAFLARERERWSKVIRMTGAQVE from the coding sequence ATGAAAAAAACCTGGCTCATCCCGCTGCTGTCGGCGGCCATGCTGGCCTGTACGCTCCCGGCCCAGGCCCAGACCTACCCGGCCAAACCGGTGAAATTCATCGTGCCCTATCCGCCCGGCGGCACGACGGACGTCCTGGCGCGCGCTGTCGCCAAGGCGCTGTTCGCCAAGTGGAACCAGCCTGTCGTGATCGAGAACCATGGCGGGGCTGGCGGGAACATCGGAGCCGAGATGGTCTACCGTGCCGATCCGGACGGCTACACCCTGCTGTTCGCCTCGCCCGGTCCCCTGGCGATCAACAAGGACCTGTACGCCAAGGTCGGCTACGAACCCGAGAAATTCGTGCCGATCTCCATCGTCGCCGACGTGCCCAACGTGCTGGTGACCGGCAAGCGGCTGAAGATCCAGTCGGTGCAGGCCCTGATCGAACTGGCCCGCAAGGAGCCCGGCAAGCTGAACTACGCCTCGCAGGGCAACGGCAGCACGTCGCACCTCAGTGCCGAGATGCTCAAGTCCATGGCCGGCATCAACATCGTGCACGTCCCCTACAAGGGCAGTTCACCAGCGCTGACCGGCCTGATCAGCGGCGAGACGGACATGATGTTCGTGGAGCTGAGTTCGGTGCTGCAACATATCCGTGCCGGCACGCTGCGGCCGCTGGCGGTGGCCGGCGAGCGCCGCGATCCCCTGCTGCCGGATGTGCCGGCCATGTCGGAACAGTTGCCTGGCTTCGTGTCGACCACCTGGTTCGCGATGGTCGCGCCGCCCCGCACCCCGCAGGCCGTCGTCGACAAGCTGTCGGGCGACGTCGCGGCGGCCATCAAGACCCCCGAGCTGGCCAAGCTCATGGCCGACATCAATCTGCAGGCGGGCGGCACCGACTCCGCCCAGACCCAGGCCTTCCTGGCGCGCGAGCGCGAGCGGTGGAGCAAGGTGATCAGGATGACGGGGGCACAGGTGGAGTGA
- a CDS encoding tripartite tricarboxylate transporter substrate binding protein, with protein sequence MSDLVIDRRRLLLALAGTALARPSFAADFPVEGRPISLTVGYPAGGGTDMQARLLARFLSPSLGVPVVVVNRPGAGTILAATEVARAVPDGHTLMYTPSSTIAQLPHTVRAARYDAFRDFTPVAQCALGPTVLVLHNSIPATNTRELAAYGKAHPGQLNYVSQGMGTAAHIFGQMLARQLQIDMVHVPYKGANDVAKDFITGRVHLQFASSSGAVALAKTGKVRLLGVVALKRSALFPDLPTMAEMGVQGMDIGTELGLIGPAGMAPSTVARLAEATRGVMALPNVREDFVNSGVEVQWLNAADFARDIRETDGRWKTMLAAIDFKME encoded by the coding sequence ATGAGCGATCTCGTCATCGATCGGCGCCGGCTGTTGCTGGCGCTGGCGGGCACGGCCCTGGCCAGACCTTCCTTCGCGGCCGACTTTCCCGTGGAGGGCCGTCCGATCAGCCTGACCGTGGGTTATCCGGCGGGAGGCGGGACGGACATGCAGGCGCGACTGCTTGCGCGGTTCCTGAGCCCCAGTCTTGGCGTGCCCGTGGTCGTGGTGAACCGGCCAGGCGCCGGTACCATACTCGCGGCGACGGAGGTCGCCAGGGCGGTGCCCGACGGGCATACGCTGATGTATACGCCCAGTTCCACCATCGCACAGTTGCCACATACGGTGCGGGCCGCCCGCTACGATGCTTTCCGCGACTTCACGCCGGTGGCGCAGTGTGCGCTAGGCCCGACCGTGCTGGTGCTGCACAACTCCATTCCCGCAACCAATACGCGCGAGTTGGCGGCGTACGGCAAGGCCCATCCCGGTCAACTCAACTACGTGTCGCAAGGGATGGGCACCGCCGCGCACATCTTCGGCCAGATGCTGGCGCGCCAACTTCAGATCGACATGGTTCATGTGCCCTACAAGGGGGCCAACGACGTGGCCAAGGACTTCATCACGGGACGCGTGCACCTGCAGTTCGCGTCGTCCTCGGGGGCGGTGGCGCTGGCCAAGACCGGCAAGGTGAGACTGCTGGGCGTGGTCGCGCTCAAGCGCAGCGCGCTATTCCCCGACCTGCCGACCATGGCCGAGATGGGCGTGCAGGGCATGGACATCGGCACCGAGCTGGGTTTGATCGGGCCGGCCGGCATGGCGCCGTCCACGGTGGCCCGGCTGGCCGAAGCCACGCGTGGCGTGATGGCCTTGCCGAATGTGCGAGAGGACTTCGTCAACAGCGGTGTCGAAGTCCAGTGGCTGAACGCGGCCGATTTCGCGCGCGACATTCGCGAGACCGATGGCCGCTGGAAGACGATGCTGGCCGCCATAGACTTCAAGATGGAATGA
- a CDS encoding 5-methyltetrahydropteroyltriglutamate--homocysteine S-methyltransferase, producing the protein MSLPLNPPFRADHVGSFLRPAYLIEARDHHAKGEITADELRRVEDRAIAEIVKFQEDVGLKSITDGEFRRTYFHVDFLRRLGGVSSGEPVAVQRSDGKTELAPPVISVVDKVRHVADIQRTDFEYLQGQLSPGSVGKVAIPSPTMLHFRGGRAGISARHYPELDPDFYDDVARAYGDELKSLAAAGCRYVQLDDTNLAYLCDARMRAAATGRGDDPDELPHRYARFINKVAAHKPEGMVLAIHLCRGNFKSTFAASGGYEPVAEALLAEMNVDAYFLEYDDDRSGDFRPLRFLPKGKIAVLGLVSTKFGELESKDDLKRRIDEAARHVPLEQLALSPQCGFASTVHGNDIAVAAQRDKLRLVLETAREVWGDG; encoded by the coding sequence ATGAGCCTGCCCTTGAACCCCCCGTTCCGCGCCGACCACGTCGGCAGCTTTCTGCGTCCCGCCTACCTGATCGAGGCGCGCGACCATCACGCCAAGGGCGAAATCACGGCTGATGAACTTCGGCGCGTCGAAGACCGAGCCATCGCCGAGATCGTCAAGTTCCAGGAAGACGTCGGCCTGAAAAGCATCACCGACGGCGAGTTCCGCCGGACCTACTTCCACGTCGATTTCCTGCGCCGGCTGGGCGGCGTGTCCAGCGGCGAGCCGGTCGCGGTGCAGCGGTCCGACGGCAAGACCGAACTCGCGCCGCCCGTCATCTCCGTGGTCGACAAGGTGCGACACGTGGCCGACATCCAGCGCACCGATTTCGAATACCTGCAAGGCCAGTTGTCGCCCGGCAGCGTCGGCAAGGTGGCGATCCCATCGCCGACCATGCTGCACTTTCGCGGTGGCCGAGCCGGGATCAGCGCCCGGCACTATCCCGAGCTCGACCCCGACTTCTATGACGACGTCGCGCGCGCCTATGGCGACGAACTGAAGTCGCTGGCGGCGGCCGGCTGCCGCTACGTGCAGCTCGACGACACCAACCTGGCCTACCTGTGCGACGCCCGCATGCGCGCTGCGGCCACCGGCCGGGGCGACGACCCCGACGAACTGCCGCACCGCTACGCCCGGTTCATCAACAAGGTCGCGGCGCACAAGCCCGAAGGCATGGTCCTGGCCATCCATTTGTGCCGGGGCAACTTCAAGAGCACCTTCGCCGCCAGCGGCGGCTACGAACCGGTGGCCGAGGCCCTGCTGGCCGAGATGAACGTCGACGCCTATTTCCTCGAATACGACGACGACCGCAGCGGCGATTTCCGCCCGTTGCGCTTCCTGCCCAAGGGCAAGATCGCCGTGCTCGGCCTGGTCAGCACCAAGTTCGGCGAACTGGAGTCCAAGGACGACCTGAAGCGACGCATCGACGAAGCCGCGCGCCATGTGCCGCTGGAACAGCTTGCGCTGTCGCCGCAGTGCGGTTTCGCCAGTACGGTGCACGGCAATGACATCGCCGTGGCGGCCCAGCGGGACAAGCTCAGGCTGGTGCTAGAGACGGCGCGGGAGGTGTGGGGCGACGGCTGA
- the metE gene encoding 5-methyltetrahydropteroyltriglutamate--homocysteine S-methyltransferase, with translation MVTTHNLGFPRIGAKRELKFGLERYWKGESARDELKALGAQLRQLNWASQKELDLAPVGDFAFYDQVLDMSFTLGNLPSRVQDFHGDALDNYFRVARGRSAESADAHAACCGGVAAGEMTKWFDTNYHYIVPEFTVDTTFRLDASRYVEQLAEARVQGVKAKPVVIGPVTYLWLGKAKDDSDKLALLPRLLPAYVELLATLAAQGAEWVQIDEPVLVTELAPAWREAFRTAYAAFAGGPAKLLLATYFGQLQENLPLVCELPVQGVHLDAVNARAEVEPLIAGLPADRVVSLGVINGRNIWKTDLNGVLDWLAPVAAQLGERLWIAPSCSLLHVPVDLDSEQKLDAEVKPWLAFALQKLEELKVLAVALREGRSAAQAALRANRDAIEARRASPRVHNPAVKEAVARLAANMGRRQHAYAERAAKQAALLKLPAFPTTTIGSFPQTAEIRLARSQYKAGALDEAGYLAAMRAEIGRSVREQEALGLDVLVHGEAERNDMVEYFGEQLEGYVFSQFGWVQSYGSRCVKPPILFGDISRPDPMTVAWIKYAQSLTDKPMKGMLTGPVTILNWSFVRDDQPRSVSCYQLALAIRAEVLDLERAGISVIQIDEAALREGLPLRRAQWQEYLDWAVESFRITANGVRDETQIHTHMCYSEFNDIIQAIADMDADVITIETSRSDMELLDAFDDFKYPNEIGPGVYDIHSPNIPTQAHIVQLMRKAAERVPAERLWVNPDCGLKTRQWAEVIPALTNMVAAARTLRGEAS, from the coding sequence ATGGTCACCACTCACAATCTCGGTTTTCCGCGCATAGGCGCCAAGCGCGAGCTGAAGTTCGGGCTCGAGCGCTACTGGAAGGGCGAGTCCGCGCGCGACGAACTGAAGGCGCTCGGCGCGCAGCTGCGCCAGTTGAACTGGGCCAGCCAGAAGGAGCTGGACCTGGCGCCCGTTGGCGATTTCGCGTTCTACGACCAGGTGCTCGACATGAGTTTCACGCTGGGCAACCTGCCCTCGCGCGTGCAAGATTTCCATGGCGATGCGCTGGACAACTACTTCCGCGTGGCGCGCGGCCGTTCGGCCGAATCCGCGGATGCGCACGCCGCCTGCTGCGGCGGGGTTGCCGCCGGCGAAATGACGAAGTGGTTCGACACGAACTACCACTACATCGTCCCGGAGTTCACGGTCGACACGACGTTCAGGCTGGACGCCTCGCGCTACGTCGAACAACTGGCCGAGGCCCGCGTCCAGGGCGTCAAGGCCAAGCCCGTCGTCATCGGTCCCGTCACCTACCTGTGGCTGGGTAAGGCCAAGGACGACTCCGACAAGCTCGCGCTGTTGCCGCGCCTCTTGCCGGCCTACGTCGAGCTGCTGGCCACGCTGGCCGCCCAGGGGGCCGAATGGGTGCAGATCGACGAACCGGTGCTGGTCACTGAACTGGCCCCCGCCTGGCGCGAGGCCTTCCGCACCGCCTACGCCGCGTTCGCCGGTGGCCCGGCGAAGCTGCTGCTGGCTACGTACTTCGGCCAGCTCCAGGAGAACCTGCCGCTGGTGTGCGAGCTGCCCGTGCAGGGCGTGCACCTGGACGCGGTCAACGCGCGCGCCGAAGTCGAACCGCTGATCGCCGGCCTGCCGGCCGATCGCGTGGTGTCGCTGGGCGTGATCAACGGCCGCAACATCTGGAAGACCGACCTGAACGGCGTGCTGGACTGGCTGGCGCCGGTGGCCGCGCAACTGGGCGAACGCTTGTGGATCGCGCCGTCGTGCTCGCTGCTGCACGTGCCGGTGGACCTGGACAGCGAGCAGAAGCTGGATGCCGAGGTCAAGCCGTGGCTGGCCTTCGCGCTGCAGAAACTCGAAGAACTGAAGGTGCTGGCCGTCGCGCTGCGCGAGGGGCGCAGCGCCGCCCAGGCGGCGTTGCGCGCCAATCGCGACGCGATCGAGGCGCGGCGCGCGTCGCCGCGCGTGCACAATCCGGCCGTCAAGGAAGCCGTCGCCCGCCTGGCCGCCAATATGGGGCGCCGCCAGCACGCCTACGCCGAGCGGGCCGCGAAGCAGGCGGCTCTGTTGAAACTGCCGGCCTTCCCGACCACGACCATCGGTTCGTTCCCGCAGACCGCCGAGATCCGCCTGGCGCGCAGCCAGTACAAGGCCGGCGCGCTGGACGAGGCCGGCTACCTGGCCGCCATGCGGGCCGAGATCGGCCGCAGCGTGCGCGAACAGGAAGCCCTGGGCCTGGACGTGCTGGTGCACGGCGAAGCCGAGCGCAACGACATGGTCGAATACTTCGGCGAACAGCTCGAAGGCTATGTGTTCAGCCAGTTCGGCTGGGTGCAGTCCTACGGGTCCCGCTGCGTGAAGCCGCCCATCCTGTTCGGCGACATCAGCCGCCCGGACCCGATGACCGTCGCCTGGATCAAGTACGCCCAGTCGCTGACCGACAAGCCGATGAAGGGCATGCTGACCGGACCGGTCACCATCCTGAACTGGTCCTTCGTACGCGACGACCAGCCGCGCTCGGTCTCGTGCTACCAGCTCGCGCTGGCCATCCGCGCAGAAGTCCTGGACCTGGAGCGTGCCGGCATCAGCGTGATTCAGATCGACGAGGCCGCGCTGCGCGAAGGCCTGCCGCTGCGCCGCGCGCAATGGCAGGAATACCTGGACTGGGCGGTGGAGTCCTTCCGCATCACCGCCAACGGCGTGCGCGACGAGACCCAGATCCACACCCACATGTGCTATTCGGAGTTCAACGACATCATCCAGGCCATCGCCGACATGGATGCGGACGTCATCACCATCGAGACCTCGCGGTCCGACATGGAACTGCTGGATGCGTTCGACGATTTCAAGTACCCGAACGAGATCGGGCCGGGCGTGTACGACATCCACTCGCCCAACATCCCGACCCAGGCGCACATCGTGCAACTGATGCGCAAGGCGGCCGAGCGCGTGCCGGCCGAGCGCCTGTGGGTCAATCCGGACTGCGGCCTGAAGACCCGCCAATGGGCCGAGGTCATCCCGGCGCTGACCAACATGGTGGCCGCCGCCCGGACCTTGCGCGGCGAAGCGAGCTAA
- a CDS encoding tripartite tricarboxylate transporter substrate binding protein: protein MIDRLLLSVLLACSLPAWADGYPVKPIRLVIPYAPGGTTDTLARIVGKGLLARWGQPVIPDNRSGAAGNIGAEAVAKAPADGYTLMLSAAGPLAVNKGLYKSLPYDPDAFVPVSIIARSHSLLVVHPDKGRNSLAELIAEARARPDKLTYASSGIGSTPHLAAELFKSMSGTHIVHVPYRGVAPALTDLVAGHVDMMFVEMGAALPYVRSGQLRALALGSDTRKPALPDVPTVAETLPGFLSVTWFGLAAPPGTPPAVAGRLALATDELLREPEVRRQIESLNIEAVGGTPAQAVSFIRQESSRWLNVLAQAGIHAQE from the coding sequence ATGATCGACCGCCTGCTGCTGTCCGTTCTGCTGGCCTGCTCCCTGCCCGCCTGGGCCGACGGCTATCCCGTCAAACCCATCCGCCTGGTCATACCCTATGCCCCCGGCGGCACCACCGACACGCTGGCGCGCATCGTCGGCAAGGGGCTGCTGGCTCGCTGGGGGCAGCCGGTGATACCCGACAACCGCAGCGGCGCCGCCGGCAATATCGGTGCCGAGGCCGTCGCCAAGGCGCCGGCCGACGGCTATACGCTGATGCTGTCGGCGGCCGGACCGCTGGCCGTCAACAAGGGGCTGTACAAGAGCCTGCCCTACGATCCGGATGCCTTCGTGCCGGTCTCGATCATTGCACGCAGCCACAGCCTGCTGGTGGTGCATCCGGACAAAGGGCGCAATAGCCTGGCCGAGTTGATCGCCGAAGCGCGCGCCCGTCCGGACAAGCTCACCTACGCATCCAGCGGCATCGGCTCCACGCCGCACCTGGCCGCCGAACTGTTCAAATCCATGTCCGGCACCCACATTGTCCACGTACCATACCGTGGCGTCGCACCGGCCCTGACCGACTTGGTGGCAGGGCACGTGGATATGATGTTCGTGGAAATGGGCGCTGCGCTGCCCTACGTGCGCTCGGGCCAGTTGCGCGCGCTGGCGTTGGGCAGCGATACGCGCAAGCCCGCGCTGCCCGACGTCCCTACCGTGGCCGAGACGTTGCCCGGCTTCCTGTCGGTGACCTGGTTCGGCTTGGCCGCGCCCCCCGGCACGCCGCCGGCGGTAGCCGGACGGCTGGCACTCGCCACGGACGAACTGCTGCGCGAGCCCGAGGTTCGTCGGCAGATCGAATCCCTGAACATCGAAGCGGTCGGCGGCACGCCTGCCCAGGCCGTGTCCTTCATCCGGCAGGAAAGCAGCCGCTGGTTGAACGTACTGGCCCAGGCCGGTATTCACGCGCAGGAATGA
- a CDS encoding tripartite tricarboxylate transporter substrate binding protein produces MEMRLAGMALCLACLVPSTVTAYPDKAVKVIVPYPPGGSVDATARAVSRALSVAWKKPVIVENHAGAGGNIGAELVSRAEPDGHTLLFAAPGPLAINKSLYEALPFDPEKLTPVSIVTQSTTVLLLRPGLDIGSVGQLIERARARPEAFTYASSGVGSTSHLAGELFKSMAGIQLLHVPYKGSAPALADVQAGHVDMVFVELSTALNPVREKQVRALAIGSAQREAVLPDVPTMAETLPGYLSTTWFGLTAPPGTSPAIAAHIADAVAQALRQPDVAQRLAGLNVRTIGNQPAEAAAFIKNERERWSRVLRAAGIRVRE; encoded by the coding sequence ATGGAAATGCGGCTTGCCGGCATGGCTTTGTGCCTGGCCTGTCTGGTACCCAGCACTGTGACGGCGTATCCCGACAAGGCGGTGAAGGTCATCGTTCCCTATCCGCCGGGCGGCTCGGTGGATGCCACCGCACGCGCCGTCTCGCGCGCACTCTCGGTGGCATGGAAAAAACCCGTGATCGTAGAAAACCATGCCGGCGCGGGGGGCAACATCGGCGCCGAACTGGTATCGCGCGCCGAACCCGACGGCCACACGCTGCTGTTCGCCGCGCCCGGGCCGCTGGCGATCAACAAGAGCCTGTACGAGGCGCTCCCGTTCGACCCCGAAAAACTCACCCCCGTATCCATCGTCACGCAAAGCACCACCGTACTGCTACTGCGCCCCGGACTGGACATCGGCTCGGTCGGCCAGTTGATCGAGCGTGCCCGCGCCCGTCCGGAAGCGTTCACCTATGCGTCCAGCGGCGTAGGCTCCACCTCGCATCTGGCGGGAGAATTGTTCAAATCGATGGCGGGCATACAGCTCCTGCACGTGCCTTACAAAGGCAGCGCTCCGGCACTGGCCGACGTGCAGGCAGGGCACGTGGACATGGTCTTCGTCGAACTCAGCACCGCGCTCAATCCCGTCCGCGAGAAGCAGGTGCGCGCGCTGGCCATCGGCAGCGCGCAGCGCGAAGCTGTTCTGCCAGACGTGCCGACCATGGCCGAGACGCTGCCCGGCTACCTGTCGACCACCTGGTTCGGCCTGACCGCCCCGCCGGGAACATCCCCCGCCATCGCGGCGCACATCGCCGACGCGGTCGCACAGGCGCTGCGGCAGCCCGACGTGGCGCAGCGCCTGGCCGGACTGAACGTGCGAACCATCGGCAACCAACCGGCCGAAGCGGCCGCCTTCATAAAGAACGAACGCGAACGCTGGAGCCGGGTATTGCGCGCCGCCGGCATCCGCGTACGCGAATGA
- a CDS encoding clostripain-related cysteine peptidase produces the protein MFAPDFPAFRLLAARLRSAFAIAALALLVVSCGGSGSQPAAKADVTLLVYMMGTNLESEDGSATGNIDEMRSVAPSDRVNVVLATGAADKDGWRTVQRKRVRGQQVDVLDDLGNVDMGSAQTLQDFVSWGMKAYPAERTMLVLWDHGGGPNRGIGSDPFTHNSLSLDDIRSAIAPATQAAGRKLALVGFDACLMGSVEVAQAMAPYADYMIGSQELEPGAGQDWAALLSHLTRSPTDSTAAFGRTIVDAFIAKQLKDDADAEATLSLIDLGRIDGVGAALADIAATLNGQLTADPVQTWLDIADARARAFLFGSVLLSAGPAELVDLGMFSWGSLRLADGQRERLTQALEQAVVHQKHTAAFSNLAGLTFYLPQRVAETSADTKTYTSLSFVSETQRAFIRQHSDIGTDNTRLPLPAVGIIDWHDGTPLAPTSVQAPLNAVNRALVAQDFAAVQNAAGWITALKPLTDGTVDQLVDPAFMQGWFRLDAAGTPVYFSALPDGMRFAVDSPENFLIPVTLRNDAPDDNVPADDPRRLQRGLLIVSDAAKPGVLRITGFLNALGNNDSAGVARPQGVPRQASVQPLWLARNKSNLGRWFPPPATDAVPFVPVIDKQQISRGTRDQLPSGTHARLGIVDVRGWISLDTASY, from the coding sequence ATGTTCGCCCCCGATTTCCCGGCTTTCCGCCTCTTGGCGGCCCGCCTGCGATCGGCCTTCGCCATCGCGGCGCTGGCCCTGCTCGTCGTCAGTTGCGGGGGGTCCGGCAGCCAGCCCGCCGCCAAGGCCGACGTCACCCTGCTCGTCTACATGATGGGCACCAATCTCGAAAGCGAGGACGGCTCGGCCACGGGCAACATCGACGAGATGCGGAGCGTCGCGCCCAGCGACCGGGTCAACGTCGTGCTGGCCACCGGCGCCGCCGACAAGGACGGCTGGCGCACCGTCCAGCGCAAGCGCGTGCGCGGCCAGCAGGTCGACGTGCTGGACGATCTGGGCAACGTGGACATGGGCAGCGCCCAGACCTTGCAGGACTTCGTGTCCTGGGGCATGAAGGCCTACCCGGCCGAGCGGACCATGCTGGTGCTATGGGACCACGGCGGCGGCCCCAACCGCGGCATAGGGTCCGATCCCTTCACCCACAACTCCCTGTCGCTGGACGACATACGCAGCGCCATCGCCCCCGCCACGCAGGCCGCCGGGCGCAAGCTCGCGCTGGTCGGCTTCGACGCCTGCCTGATGGGATCGGTCGAAGTCGCCCAGGCAATGGCTCCCTACGCCGACTACATGATCGGATCTCAGGAACTCGAACCCGGCGCCGGCCAGGACTGGGCCGCGCTGCTGTCGCACCTGACCCGCTCTCCCACCGACAGCACCGCGGCCTTCGGCCGCACCATCGTCGATGCCTTCATCGCCAAGCAATTGAAGGACGACGCCGACGCCGAGGCCACGCTGTCGCTGATCGACCTCGGCCGGATAGACGGCGTGGGCGCGGCGCTCGCGGACATTGCCGCCACGCTGAACGGACAACTGACCGCCGATCCGGTGCAGACCTGGCTCGACATCGCCGACGCGCGCGCCCGGGCCTTCCTCTTCGGCTCCGTCCTGCTGTCCGCCGGGCCCGCGGAACTGGTCGATCTGGGCATGTTCAGCTGGGGCAGCCTCAGGCTGGCCGACGGGCAGCGGGAGCGGCTGACGCAGGCCCTGGAACAGGCGGTGGTTCATCAGAAACACACGGCAGCCTTCTCCAACCTCGCCGGCCTGACCTTCTACCTGCCCCAGCGCGTGGCCGAGACCTCGGCCGACACGAAGACCTACACGTCGCTGTCCTTCGTCTCCGAGACCCAGCGCGCCTTCATCCGGCAGCATTCCGACATCGGCACCGACAACACCCGGCTGCCGCTGCCCGCCGTAGGCATCATCGACTGGCACGACGGCACCCCGCTGGCCCCGACCTCGGTCCAGGCGCCGTTGAACGCCGTGAACCGCGCACTCGTGGCCCAGGACTTCGCCGCGGTCCAGAACGCCGCCGGCTGGATCACCGCCCTCAAGCCGCTAACGGACGGCACCGTCGACCAGCTCGTCGATCCGGCCTTCATGCAAGGCTGGTTCCGGCTGGACGCCGCCGGCACGCCCGTCTACTTCTCCGCGCTGCCGGACGGCATGCGCTTCGCGGTCGACTCCCCCGAGAACTTCCTGATCCCCGTCACCCTGCGCAACGACGCTCCTGACGACAACGTTCCCGCCGACGACCCGCGCCGCCTGCAACGGGGCCTGCTGATCGTGTCGGACGCCGCGAAACCCGGCGTACTGCGCATCACCGGATTCCTGAATGCCCTGGGGAACAATGACTCCGCTGGTGTGGCACGTCCGCAAGGCGTACCACGCCAGGCCTCGGTGCAACCCCTCTGGCTGGCCCGAAACAAAAGCAACCTCGGGCGCTGGTTTCCGCCGCCGGCCACCGACGCGGTGCCGTTCGTGCCGGTCATCGACAAGCAGCAAATCTCCCGTGGCACGCGCGACCAACTGCCCTCGGGCACCCACGCCCGCCTGGGTATCGTCGACGTCCGGGGCTGGATCAGCCTGGATACGGCGTCCTACTAG